Below is a window of Dietzia timorensis DNA.
GAAGTTCTTCTCCCCGCTGGATTCCGCAGGCACCTCGGGCGGTGAGATCGAGTTCGGCGACACCGGCGTGCAGTGCGAATCGAACGGGACGACGACGATTCTCGAGGCCGGCGAGGCCGCGGGACTGAATATGGTCCACGGCTGCCGAATGGGCATTTGCCGGACGTGTGTGTCGACGGTCGAAAGCGGCGTCGCCGTAGATCTGCGAGACGGCACCAACTACGGAGAAGGGGAGCATGTGCGCACCTGCGTCAGCGTTCCCTCCGGGTACCTGAAGATCCGGGCGGGACAGCACTAGCGCCGCCCGACACTCACTTTTTTACGAACAACGAACCATCAATCGAAGGAGACGCACATGGCCGTCCAGGACATCACGGCGTACGCCCATCTCACCGATGAGGACGTCGAGGAGATCGGTCGCCGTTTCGAAGCGATCGAGAAGAAACACCGCGAGAGCCTCGGGGAGTCGGACGTCAAGTACATCCGACGCCTCATCGCCGTGCAGCGGGGGCTCGAACTCGCCTCGCGAGCGGCGATCGCGCTGACACCGAAAGCGTTCATTCCGGCATCTGCGACTCTCGGAGTCGCAAAGATCCTCGAGAACCTCGAAATCGGGCACAACGTCATGCACGGCCAGTGGGATTGGATGAACGATCCGGAGATCCACTCGTCCACCTGGGAATGGGACAACGTGGGCCCGTCATCGGGGTGGAAGCACACCCACAACGTCACCCACCACACCTATACGAACATCATCGGGATGGACAATGACATCGGGTACGGGGTCCTTCGAGTGACCCGAGATCGGCGCTGGTCTCCGTACCACCTCGCGCAGCCGGTGACGAACGCTCTGCTCGCGAGCCTGTTCCAGTGGGCCGTCGGCTTCTACGACGTCGAACTGGGAGCCTACTTCGCGGGGAAGCAGTCGAAGGAAGAGACGATGAGGCGTCTCGATGAGACTCTCCGCAAGGTGCGCCGGCAGGCTCTCAAGGACTACGTCGCCTTCCCGCTCGTCTCGGCGGGCGTCTCCGGTGCCGTCGCGCTGGCCACGGGAAAGCCGGTCTACCGGGCTGCCTACCATGGAGCCACCCGCGCCGGGCAAACCGCGATGATCGGCAACTTCATGCGCAACGTGTGGGCGTACGCCGTCATTTTCTGTGGTCACTTCCCCGACGACGTCGAGACATTCACCAAACGCACCCTCGACGATGAGACCCGCGCCGAGTGGTATCTGCGCCAGATGCTCGGTTCGGCGAACTTTACGGGCGGCAAGCTCCTCACGATCATGTCCGGCAATCTCAACTACCAGATCGAGCACCACCTGTTCCCGGACATGCCTTCCAATCGTTTGTCCGAGATCGGCGCGGAGGTGCAGGACATCGCCGAGGAATTCGGCTTGCCTTACAACGTCGACTCATTCCCGAAGCAGTTCTACCAGGTGCAACGCACGTTGTTGAAGCTTTCGCTGCCGAACTCGATGCTTCGTGCCGACGCTTCGAACGCTCCCGAGGTGCGCTCCGATGCGGCCTTTTCGAGCAATCCGGAGATCGCCAAGGCGACCGGACGGCGCCAACTCCGCAAGGGTCTCGCGATGCTCAAGAAGGTGCGTCCGAAGGTTTTCGCCTAGAGGGACGCCCTGAGCTACGTGGTGCGCGGCGTCATGGTCGGTGTCGGTGTCGAGGTGGCGGCCCGAAATGGGGCTGGCCGACGATCTCTGTCCTGGTTCGTGGTCGTGTCATCGTCGTAAAATCATGTATGATGCCGCACGCCCGCGATTTTCTCGCGCGCGGAAATTGCGGTGAAGTTAGACCGCTGATTGCCTGGGGTTAACCCGCTCGCATCCTGGGCAATGCAGCGTAAGGGAAGACAGCACGGCGCGAGGGATGCCCGAATCCACCGGGCCACTTTCGCACCGGGAACGTGTTTCCTCTAGCGCAAGGTGGGAAGTCATGCTGCGCACGCGAAAGCGCACGAATCCGACACCGTCGGACCAGCCGCGAGCCATCTCGGCCGGCGGCGGACGAAGCGCGGAGCCGCGACCGCGTTCCCGCCGCATCGCGCCCGTGCGCCGGCCCAAGCCGAGTGGGGATTTGGCATTGCGGCCCGGCGAGAACCCGCGCGTCGTCGCTCATCGTGGCGCTTCGGGCGACTACCCGGAGCTCACGCTCGTTGCGTACGAGAACGCGCTGGCACAGGGTGCCGACGGGATCGAATGCGATATCCGGATGACACTCGACGGGCACCTGGTGTGCATCCACGACTCGGATACCTCCCGTGTCAGCGAGGAAACGCGCAAGGTGCGCCTGTCGACGCTGGCCGAGCTCAAGACTCTCGACGTCGGCTCGTGGCACCTGCGCCACCGCAAGCCGGAGCCGCCGCTCGCGCTGCGCGAGTTGCTCGAACTCATCGAGGCTTACCCGCAGGCGCGGGCGTTCATCGAGACCAAGCATCCGGTGGTCGCCGGCGGCCGGGTCGAGAGGGCGCTGGCCGAGGAGCTCAGGTACTTCGGGCTGGACCGTCCGCGTTCGCACGGAGAGTCCCGCGCGGTGATGATGAGCTTCTCCATACTCGCGGTGCACCGGTTCGGGCAGATCGCGCCGCAGATCCCGCGCGTGCAGCTGCGCCACTACCGGACCGGGGCGAAGCCCTTGCCGGCGGAGAACTACGGGATCCAGGTCGTAGGCCCGTCGATCGACACGATCCGCGCCAAACCGTTCCTCGTCGAGCACTGGCACCAGCGCGGGCTCGCCGTGTACTGCTGGACGGTCGACGACCCGGCCGATGTGGAACTGTGCAAGCGTCTCGGCGTCGACTGGATCGGCACGAACTTCCCCGCCCGCACGCTGGCGCGGGTCAACGAGGACGAGCAGATGCGCGCGGCCGAAATCGGCACGGTGCACGGAAGTTTTGCAGACCGCGACTAGGCGAAGATTTCAACGATCGGGCTCCGTGTGCCGTAAAGTCCGAACACGTGGCAAAGAAAAGTCGTCGTAATTTCGAAGCAAAGACGGACTCCAACCGTCAGGCGAAACTCGCCGCTCGCGCGGCTGAACGCGAAGAGCTCGCCGGAAACCCGCGACCCTTCGCCGGGGTAGTCGGGGAATGCGACATCGTCGCGATGCAGCAGTTCGTGCCTTCGGCCACCGCCAAGGTCGAGCTCGCAGGCGTGGATCACCCCGTATACCTGTCGACGGTGTTGCCGGGCGCGATCGCGGCGCTGACGCGCGCGATACCCAGCGGGACCGAGTCCTTCGTCGGTCTGCAGACCGCCGCATACGGCCTCGCCCCCGAGCGTGACCTTGCTGCGTCTCTCGCGTGGGTCGCGAAGTCGGAGGCGGGAGATACGCTGCAGGCCGCAGAGCCCTCGGACGAGGACCCAGAGCTCGCCGAGCTGCTGGGGGGCAACGAATCCCTCGAAGTCACCGTGCACGACAATTTCGCGTGGTGGGCCGCCGAGGGTGCCGAGGTCCATCCGCAGATCGCCCAGGCCATCCAGCACGCCAACAGCGCAATGATGCCGTCCGCGCGAATCGACACCCCCGGCGCCGACGCCGCGTGGTGGGTAGATGCAGGAGAGCGCGCACACATCCGTTGGGTGCGGCCCGAGGACGAGGATGCGCTGTTCGACGCGATGGCGCGCCTGCACAATCGCGGCGAACTCACCCTTGGTGATGGTTCGTCGTTCGCCGGGTCCTTCCGCACGACCGGGCTGCTGGTTCCGGTGTTCGACCTCGACAACACCAAGCCTTCCGACCACTGGACTGACGGGCTGGCCACCCTCGACACCAAGTTCACCGAAGCGCTCGCCGAAACCGGCGAACTCTCCAGCGATGAGCGCGCCTCCCGCAATGGTCTGCGCGCACGCCAGGTGACCTTGCGCTAACTTCACACCCTTCCCAGGCGAAGAAACTGCCCGGGCCGAAGACACACTCCCCGTAGGGGCGAACCGACGACGGCGGTTCGCGCTCTGCGGGGAGTTCTTCTTTTCGGATCCCAC
It encodes the following:
- a CDS encoding fatty acid desaturase family protein, whose product is MAVQDITAYAHLTDEDVEEIGRRFEAIEKKHRESLGESDVKYIRRLIAVQRGLELASRAAIALTPKAFIPASATLGVAKILENLEIGHNVMHGQWDWMNDPEIHSSTWEWDNVGPSSGWKHTHNVTHHTYTNIIGMDNDIGYGVLRVTRDRRWSPYHLAQPVTNALLASLFQWAVGFYDVELGAYFAGKQSKEETMRRLDETLRKVRRQALKDYVAFPLVSAGVSGAVALATGKPVYRAAYHGATRAGQTAMIGNFMRNVWAYAVIFCGHFPDDVETFTKRTLDDETRAEWYLRQMLGSANFTGGKLLTIMSGNLNYQIEHHLFPDMPSNRLSEIGAEVQDIAEEFGLPYNVDSFPKQFYQVQRTLLKLSLPNSMLRADASNAPEVRSDAAFSSNPEIAKATGRRQLRKGLAMLKKVRPKVFA
- a CDS encoding glycerophosphodiester phosphodiesterase; translation: MLRTRKRTNPTPSDQPRAISAGGGRSAEPRPRSRRIAPVRRPKPSGDLALRPGENPRVVAHRGASGDYPELTLVAYENALAQGADGIECDIRMTLDGHLVCIHDSDTSRVSEETRKVRLSTLAELKTLDVGSWHLRHRKPEPPLALRELLELIEAYPQARAFIETKHPVVAGGRVERALAEELRYFGLDRPRSHGESRAVMMSFSILAVHRFGQIAPQIPRVQLRHYRTGAKPLPAENYGIQVVGPSIDTIRAKPFLVEHWHQRGLAVYCWTVDDPADVELCKRLGVDWIGTNFPARTLARVNEDEQMRAAEIGTVHGSFADRD
- a CDS encoding DUF5926 family protein, whose product is MAKKSRRNFEAKTDSNRQAKLAARAAEREELAGNPRPFAGVVGECDIVAMQQFVPSATAKVELAGVDHPVYLSTVLPGAIAALTRAIPSGTESFVGLQTAAYGLAPERDLAASLAWVAKSEAGDTLQAAEPSDEDPELAELLGGNESLEVTVHDNFAWWAAEGAEVHPQIAQAIQHANSAMMPSARIDTPGADAAWWVDAGERAHIRWVRPEDEDALFDAMARLHNRGELTLGDGSSFAGSFRTTGLLVPVFDLDNTKPSDHWTDGLATLDTKFTEALAETGELSSDERASRNGLRARQVTLR